The following proteins are encoded in a genomic region of bacterium Unc6:
- a CDS encoding glutamine synthetase, whose product MKTIKVLEKAKKDRVIFINLQFTDMLGCLKEVTAPVQSLPDIMKYGAWFDGSSVEGFARIHESDLYLKPDPDTYAVIPWLSSPEGNTARLICDIYMPDGSPFEGDPRFILKKTLKMAVAKGFEYNVGPELEFFLFRNGHEKLLPLDSNGYFDLATDESHTIMREITAALETFGIDVETCHHEVAPGQYEVDFRYGDALTTADRLLTLRVTVKAIAQKHGLRASFMPKPIMGMAGSGMHVHQSLFNIRTKKNAFYDLKDKYKLSKTAYNFIAGQLNHIKGMTAVLCPTVNSYKRLVTGFEAPVYISWARINRSSLIRVPHWFEDKPNSARIELRCPDPACNPYLAFAAMLATGLDGIRKGLKLSEPVEEDLYKFDEEKLASKNIDTLPSSLYEAINELKNNKLMQDVLGEHLYKRYINIKTKEWNEFKTQVTAWEIEKYLDI is encoded by the coding sequence ATGAAAACGATAAAGGTTTTGGAAAAGGCAAAGAAGGATAGGGTGATTTTTATAAATCTTCAATTCACTGATATGCTCGGTTGTCTGAAGGAAGTTACTGCGCCTGTGCAGAGCCTGCCTGATATTATGAAATACGGCGCGTGGTTTGACGGCTCTTCTGTTGAGGGATTTGCAAGAATTCATGAGAGCGACCTTTATCTAAAGCCAGACCCTGACACTTATGCGGTTATTCCATGGTTGAGTTCTCCCGAAGGGAATACTGCCCGGCTTATATGCGATATTTACATGCCTGACGGCAGTCCGTTTGAAGGGGATCCCAGATTTATCTTAAAAAAGACTCTAAAAATGGCAGTTGCTAAGGGATTTGAATATAATGTGGGGCCTGAACTTGAGTTTTTCCTTTTCAGGAACGGGCATGAAAAACTATTGCCCCTGGACAGCAACGGATATTTTGATCTTGCCACTGACGAGTCCCATACCATAATGAGGGAGATAACTGCTGCCCTTGAGACGTTTGGTATAGATGTTGAAACCTGTCATCACGAGGTAGCGCCCGGGCAATATGAAGTAGACTTCAGATACGGAGATGCCCTTACTACAGCTGATAGACTGCTCACATTAAGAGTCACAGTTAAGGCTATTGCCCAGAAACATGGATTAAGAGCATCTTTTATGCCGAAGCCGATTATGGGAATGGCTGGTTCAGGCATGCATGTTCATCAGAGTCTTTTCAATATAAGGACAAAGAAAAATGCATTTTATGACCTAAAAGATAAGTATAAACTTTCAAAGACAGCATATAATTTTATTGCAGGGCAATTGAATCACATCAAGGGCATGACAGCGGTCTTATGCCCAACAGTCAATTCGTATAAAAGACTTGTAACAGGATTTGAAGCCCCGGTGTACATTTCATGGGCAAGGATAAACAGGTCTTCACTTATCAGAGTTCCTCACTGGTTTGAGGATAAACCTAATTCGGCACGAATTGAGCTAAGATGTCCTGACCCTGCATGTAATCCATATCTGGCATTTGCTGCGATGCTGGCAACAGGACTTGACGGGATTAGGAAGGGTCTGAAATTATCAGAGCCTGTTGAGGAAGATTTATATAAGTTTGATGAGGAGAAACTGGCGTCAAAAAATATAGATACTCTTCCATCCTCTCTTTATGAAGCAATAAATGAATTGAAGAATAATAAGTTGATGCAGGACGTATTAGGGGAACATTTATACAAAAGGTATATCAATATAAAAACAAAGGAATGGAATGAATTCAAGACGCAGGTTACAGCGTGGGAGATTGAAAAATATTTAGATATTTAA